gagggagtcccataaaaataactgTGAAGGAGAAagcgaaaattcggaaaattaaattcccatatgttctacaataacATAGTGACATGtgctattagtccatttgatgtttgcgccagcgaaattgatctttgttcgaaactggaaaaagattttaatgtgatgaaacgcactcctatatcttcttttatctataccaataaaagagtatcgccgaatgtgttgataagagcagaactcgagcaaggaattgtccgattaagggctgtcttaattctatcatattttctgtataaaaaaagtattccatgtaacggataaccatgttatttgcaagtggtcttgaacgagaattgtgtctgaaaataatctgattataatgatgagttttgttagaaatactaggaattttatagtaaaaggtaaattcaacggggtcgaatagaagttcaatcaatgaacagttctgagattgaacccatgaacttgcttatagtaagaaaacgtgaatgtttgaaggtattgataacaaaaaacaaattttgggcgggacgaattttgccgggtcagctagtaaataaataaatacatacaATAAATAAGACATgcttttagtgagtcaaaacgttgtcacttCACGCTGGAATGGGCCATTATTATCTTCATGTATATGATTCTCTCAGACTACGATAACCATggaattcgcaaaaaaaaatcgatgaagTTTAAGTCTAAACGGggcgaacgaacgtgatgaattatagaggttttaaacttttcagttcattcgcctctaacaaaCGGGGCGAAAAGTTAGCAACTCAGCATCTCAACAAACGGGGATATCACGCATTAAACTCACTATACAAGtttctttttctttgatttaTAGAAAACAATGAAGTAATGTCTTAAGAAAAGTTtattgactatgactatgtttCTCATCTGTCGGAagttaaaaataattaatatcACATGACAGTTAGTTCTATAGAAAATGCTTAGGTCTGGAATCTCGACACTATTCTCCAATTGCGTTAGCTCTTCAAACCAGCGGTCATTCACActtcaaacaaataaacaatcaATACCTTTCCATGTTAGTTCCAGGAATGTTTGTTCTTCCCAGAATGAGTATTATTAGACTTCACGAAACGTTTATTTTGTGAATTTTCATACTTTCATTCTCAACAATTCATAAAACTACTTCCCTACAATTATGCATTAACTACTCAATAAATAGTAAAATCAGCCTTATTTAGTGTCTCAAAACTATAGATATTTAAAGTGCGTTATTGTGcattttgtgtttgtgtgtgaaCATGAGAACCACTTTCGTTAGTCTCACTACTGCTGGTTTGAACATGATCTATACTCCCAAAACTGAACGATGATCTCTCAGAATCTTGCGATAATGTAGTCTGGACCTCAGCCGGCTTTTGATTTGGAAAAAGAACAGAATACGCTGGTGGGGGATCCAGATCTTCATACGTGGGCAACGTTTGAGTACCATTTGTCGTGTTTGCGTTGGAACCGTTCACGCCGGATTCCACGGACGCGGCCGAATGTTCCTGTTCGTCTAAATCCGATGATTCTTGTTTCTGTGACCGACAGCAgcattctggaaaaaaattacaagAATGTAATTGATTGGCTCTAAACATTCAACTTCTTAATTGACTACAATAAACtcaaacaataataataataattcggcaaaaataataaaattaatccgGCAATAATGTTTTGAAACAATAAATTGAACACTATTCATGAGCAGTATAGTTTTGCAAATAAAACGCCAATTTAACTTGAAAGCACTCACCCCACAGTCCACAAACTAACAGCGCTCCACCACACAAGAGCATTCCCAAGAACAAGTAGCCCCAAGGACCATACTTAGACAGCCCTGTAAGTGTGCTTTTATGAGGCTTAGATGATACTTTAGACAGTGCTTCATTCACATCTAATTGTTTCACTTCAGCTGGCAAGGTTGATGTATCTTTGATAGGCGGCACTTCGGTGGCgtcgttgttgaaaaatgatTTAAACGTAGTTTGTATGTACTTTCTGAACACCATTTGAACGGGATTCTCCTAAAAGTAGGTGTGAAGATAAtaatgaaaacgaaatgaaaaacGGAATACTCACTGCAAACTGCTGCTCTCTCAGCTTAGCACACATCTCGCTGTCTTCATCACTGAATGCATTGACTGGGGATGGACAATGACGAATGCCGTCACAAACAAGTTCCTTGGAAATGCAAAGAAGCGGAACATCATCTACCTCAAGACACGAGTGTTTGCCTTTCTCCAGACAAGGAAATCCATTTCCAATCACCGTCATCACGAGCCGGTAGCCGGGCTGATTTCCGAAATGATTCCACACAATGTTCAGTCGCCCTTGGAGAAGACGCATTGGTTCTTCTTTGGAACTGATGACCTCCAATTCGCAAGGATCGAGCCGCCAAGGCGGAAGCACTTCGCCGTGTAATGAGTGAGACTAGAACGAAAGTATGGTCAGAATCGTTTTGGATCGCAAGTGAAAAGACGTTGAATAGATGTAGTTGAACAAACAAGCGCCAAATACTagtttggggaaaaagaaatccattattttcacgTAAACTTCAAGACTTTATTTAGCATAGTTAAATTAATTCGATTTTGGTAAATTGGTCATCGTTCGCGCCGGCTCAACGCTTTTTGACAACGAGTGTTCTCGCTTGACGATGTGGTTTTTATTACCCACTCTCCATCACCAGCCAACATCCATTTCATGAATAGGTCAATTATGTTGCCATCCAGCAGCGTTTCACAAATCAAAAATTGTGCCAGAGCTTTCGGCAATTATCTAAAACAATTGCGTTTCATTAGGATTGTTTTAGATAGCTGCCCAGGTTATATACGAGAAGAACGGAAATGTCACAGTTGTAGTTTGTACTAGCGTAGCACAAAACATTCTCATGTCGTTTACGTTATTCATCAACTCAAATATTGATTTCATGATCAAAAAAACCTTTCCATTGCTATTGCCTTtttacgtgttttaagtaaactccaaaaatttaaaaaaataacgtGCGAAACTGAACCAAATTCAATCTAATTGAGGCTATGTTTTCTGGTCTGAAGAATGTAGATTCCATATTTCTTATTCATAAtttattgatctttttttttgcagacttatCTTATTTCTTAACTTGGCTGACCTAGCCAGAATATTCATCTACCCCCGAGTTTCTgtatgccaaagggggactaggctatgcggaa
The Toxorhynchites rutilus septentrionalis strain SRP chromosome 2, ASM2978413v1, whole genome shotgun sequence genome window above contains:
- the LOC129764290 gene encoding uncharacterized protein LOC129764290 isoform X1 — encoded protein: MVLYKLVIVNWSIFTLFTEFILCASGLANSDVNSIEYRSICDDDGVQYIHERGMESSLILNLVPDKNKPFCKRQFYAPESHSFYVRLQRIPPTSNAGLKNLQQNGHAKKYGNKKANNITDSCSLSISHSLHGEVLPPWRLDPCELEVISSKEEPMRLLQGRLNIVWNHFGNQPGYRLVMTVIGNGFPCLEKGKHSCLEVDDVPLLCISKELVCDGIRHCPSPVNAFSDEDSEMCAKLREQQFAENPVQMVFRKYIQTTFKSFFNNDATEVPPIKDTSTLPAEVKQLDVNEALSKVSSKPHKSTLTGLSKYGPWGYLFLGMLLCGGALLVCGLWECCCRSQKQESSDLDEQEHSAASVESGVNGSNANTTNGTQTLPTYEDLDPPPAYSVLFPNQKPAEVQTTLSQDSERSSFSFGSIDHVQTSSSETNESGSHVHTQTQNAQ
- the LOC129764290 gene encoding uncharacterized protein LOC129764290 isoform X2, whose protein sequence is MESSLILNLVPDKNKPFCKRQFYAPESHSFYVRLQRIPPTSNAGLKNLQQNGHAKKYGNKKANNITDSCSLSISHSLHGEVLPPWRLDPCELEVISSKEEPMRLLQGRLNIVWNHFGNQPGYRLVMTVIGNGFPCLEKGKHSCLEVDDVPLLCISKELVCDGIRHCPSPVNAFSDEDSEMCAKLREQQFAENPVQMVFRKYIQTTFKSFFNNDATEVPPIKDTSTLPAEVKQLDVNEALSKVSSKPHKSTLTGLSKYGPWGYLFLGMLLCGGALLVCGLWECCCRSQKQESSDLDEQEHSAASVESGVNGSNANTTNGTQTLPTYEDLDPPPAYSVLFPNQKPAEVQTTLSQDSERSSFSFGSIDHVQTSSSETNESGSHVHTQTQNAQ